In Rheinheimera sp. MM224, one DNA window encodes the following:
- a CDS encoding aldehyde dehydrogenase family protein has product MYQQILDQQQQYFASGVTKDLNWRKQQLKQLQLLLSTHENELLQALQQDLGKPAFEALLSEINYLHTDIKHCLKKLKSWARPRRVGTGLRTFPSMAFIQPEPYGSVLIISAWNYPLQLALAPLVAVLSAGNCAVVKPSELAPATSAIMARLLPLYLDKEAVVVIEGGVPETTELLKLPFDHIMYTGNGQVGKIVLRAAAEHLTPVTLELGGKSPVYVDSSADLKLTAQRIAWGKWLNAGQTCIAPDYILAHKDIAQALAEEIKAQLHQIYGSDPKLSPDYGRMINQRHLQRVQGYLDGLAVFCGGVTDLEQLYFSPTLVLDPPLDSRLMTEEIFGPVLPLLSISGFDAAVRFVQKRDKPLSAYLFSNNSTQQQQWVEQISSGSQCINDVLMFMAVSELPFGGVGPSGMGQYSGKAGFEQFSHLKSVLKRPLWPEPPVRFAPYAEWKRKVLGWLS; this is encoded by the coding sequence ATGTATCAGCAAATATTGGACCAACAACAGCAGTATTTTGCCAGCGGCGTGACCAAAGATCTGAACTGGCGTAAACAGCAACTGAAACAGCTTCAGTTGTTATTGAGTACGCATGAAAATGAGCTGTTACAAGCCTTACAACAAGACTTGGGAAAACCAGCCTTTGAAGCACTGTTGAGTGAAATTAATTACCTGCATACCGACATTAAACACTGTCTGAAAAAGCTAAAGAGTTGGGCCAGACCTCGCAGGGTTGGCACCGGACTTCGCACTTTTCCTTCTATGGCTTTTATTCAGCCAGAACCTTATGGGTCTGTGCTTATTATCAGCGCCTGGAATTACCCACTGCAGCTGGCCTTAGCGCCTTTAGTTGCTGTGTTATCAGCAGGTAACTGCGCTGTGGTGAAACCCTCTGAATTGGCGCCTGCTACATCAGCCATTATGGCTCGTCTGCTGCCTTTGTATTTAGATAAAGAGGCTGTGGTTGTCATAGAAGGCGGTGTGCCTGAAACCACAGAGCTGTTGAAGCTGCCTTTTGATCATATTATGTACACAGGCAATGGCCAGGTCGGCAAAATTGTATTGCGCGCCGCTGCTGAACATTTAACGCCTGTCACCCTAGAGCTGGGCGGCAAAAGCCCGGTTTATGTCGACAGCAGTGCAGATTTAAAACTGACAGCTCAGCGTATTGCCTGGGGCAAATGGCTGAACGCCGGACAAACCTGTATAGCACCTGATTATATCCTGGCGCATAAAGATATAGCCCAGGCTCTGGCTGAAGAAATTAAGGCACAGTTACACCAGATATATGGCAGCGATCCTAAGCTCAGCCCGGATTATGGTCGTATGATCAACCAACGTCATTTACAACGGGTGCAGGGGTATCTTGATGGCTTGGCCGTATTTTGTGGTGGAGTAACGGATTTAGAACAGCTGTATTTTAGCCCTACTCTGGTGTTAGACCCACCGCTCGATAGCCGTCTGATGACAGAGGAAATTTTTGGACCTGTACTGCCTCTGCTTTCTATCAGTGGTTTTGACGCAGCTGTACGTTTTGTGCAGAAGCGCGATAAGCCGCTGTCTGCGTACTTGTTCAGTAATAACAGTACCCAGCAACAACAATGGGTCGAACAAATCAGCAGTGGCAGTCAGTGCATTAACGATGTACTGATGTTTATGGCTGTGTCTGAACTTCCTTTTGGTGGCGTGGGTCCGAGTGGCATGGGCCAGTATTCAGGCAAAGCCGGTTTTGAGCAGTTCAGTCATTTGAAGTCTGTACTAAAACGTCCGCTCTGGCCTGAACCACCTGTACGGTTTGCCCCTTATGCAGAGTGGAAACGTAAAGTGCTGGGCTGGTTGAGCTAG
- a CDS encoding Tex family protein: MSMIIKQIALEISARPEQVAAAIQLMDEGATVPFIARYRKEVTGGLDDTQLRNLDVRLTYLRELEDRRQVIIKTIDEQGKLTPELKQELLAADNKTRLEDLYLPYKAKRRTKGQIAIEAGLEPLADALFNDPTLVPEQQAASYFNAEAGFADTKAVLDGVKYILMERFAEDAALLAKLRRHLSQNAVLKSSMVAGKEQEGAKFRDYFEHKESFKTVPSHRALAMFRGRNEGILNLQLQPDADDASAHAVCEQMIANHFDVRQQGRAADDFLRTAVQWTWKVKLHLHLENDLLGELREQAEEEAIKVFARNLKDLLMAAPAGMRATLALDPGLRTGVKVTAIDETGKLVDQTTIFPHAPQNHWDKSVRTLAALAKQHKIELIAIGNGTASRETDKLAADVIKLLPEQNISKIMVSEAGASVYSASELASQEFPDLDVSLRGAVSIGRRLQDPLAELVKVEPKAIGVGQYQHDVNQSLLAKSLDAVVEDCVNAVGVDLNMASVPLLSRVAGLNKTLAQNIVVYRDTHGRFQQRKDLLKVARLGPKAYEQAAGFLRINKGSDPLDSSSVHPEAYPLVEKILAKFGQPIEQLLGNSAFLKSLYPADFVDEHFGLPTVEDVIKELDKPGRDPRPEFKTAVFKDGVETMADLKPGMLLEGVVTNVTNFGAFVDIGVHQDGLVHISSLTDKFVSDPHQVVKAGDIVKVKVLEVELDRKRIALTMRMDEQPAVKGAGGAGKDTQRSSGSGANQSRPAKPAKTPETPNAAMGDAFAQAFAKFKK; encoded by the coding sequence ATGTCTATGATCATTAAACAAATTGCTCTGGAAATTTCAGCACGCCCAGAGCAGGTTGCTGCAGCTATTCAGCTGATGGATGAAGGCGCTACTGTGCCTTTTATCGCCCGGTATCGTAAAGAAGTGACAGGTGGCCTGGATGATACCCAGCTGCGTAACCTGGATGTACGCTTAACTTATTTACGTGAGCTGGAAGACAGACGTCAGGTCATTATCAAAACCATAGATGAACAAGGGAAACTGACGCCGGAACTGAAGCAGGAATTATTGGCCGCTGACAATAAAACCCGTTTAGAAGATTTGTATTTACCTTACAAAGCCAAACGCCGCACCAAAGGTCAGATTGCGATTGAAGCAGGTTTAGAGCCTTTAGCCGACGCTTTATTTAACGACCCTACTTTAGTGCCTGAACAACAAGCTGCCAGCTACTTCAATGCGGAAGCGGGTTTTGCTGACACAAAAGCTGTGCTGGATGGCGTGAAATACATTCTGATGGAACGTTTTGCTGAAGATGCAGCTTTGCTGGCGAAATTACGTCGTCATTTAAGCCAGAACGCTGTGCTCAAAAGCAGTATGGTGGCAGGCAAAGAGCAGGAAGGCGCTAAGTTCCGCGATTATTTTGAACACAAAGAATCCTTTAAAACTGTGCCGTCACACCGAGCTTTGGCTATGTTCCGTGGCCGTAACGAAGGCATTTTAAATCTGCAATTGCAACCTGACGCCGACGATGCTTCAGCTCATGCTGTATGTGAGCAAATGATCGCCAATCATTTTGATGTGCGCCAGCAAGGCCGCGCTGCCGATGATTTCCTGCGTACCGCTGTGCAGTGGACCTGGAAAGTGAAGTTACACCTGCATTTAGAAAACGATTTATTAGGCGAACTACGCGAACAGGCTGAAGAAGAAGCCATTAAGGTGTTTGCCCGTAACTTAAAAGACTTATTGATGGCGGCTCCTGCAGGTATGCGTGCCACCCTGGCGCTGGACCCTGGTTTACGTACTGGTGTAAAAGTGACGGCTATCGATGAAACGGGCAAGCTGGTGGATCAAACCACTATATTCCCGCATGCGCCACAAAATCACTGGGATAAGTCAGTCCGCACTTTAGCCGCTTTGGCTAAACAACATAAAATTGAGTTAATCGCTATTGGTAACGGTACGGCTTCGCGCGAAACCGACAAGTTAGCGGCCGATGTAATCAAACTGCTGCCAGAACAAAACATCAGCAAAATCATGGTGTCAGAAGCAGGTGCTTCAGTGTACTCGGCTTCAGAACTGGCTTCACAGGAATTCCCGGATCTGGATGTGTCCTTACGTGGCGCTGTGTCTATAGGCCGCCGTTTGCAAGACCCGCTGGCTGAACTGGTGAAAGTTGAGCCTAAAGCTATAGGTGTGGGTCAGTATCAGCATGACGTTAACCAAAGCCTGCTGGCGAAGTCTCTGGACGCTGTAGTCGAAGACTGTGTAAACGCCGTAGGTGTGGATTTAAATATGGCCTCAGTGCCTTTATTGTCTCGTGTCGCGGGTTTAAACAAAACTCTGGCGCAAAACATTGTGGTGTACCGTGATACTCATGGCCGGTTCCAGCAACGTAAAGACTTACTCAAAGTAGCGCGTTTAGGTCCTAAAGCTTATGAACAGGCGGCTGGTTTCCTGCGTATCAATAAAGGTTCAGATCCACTGGACTCCTCTTCAGTTCACCCTGAAGCTTATCCTTTAGTGGAAAAAATTCTGGCGAAATTTGGTCAGCCGATAGAGCAATTGCTTGGCAATAGCGCTTTCTTAAAAAGTCTGTACCCTGCTGACTTTGTGGACGAGCATTTTGGTTTGCCTACAGTAGAAGACGTGATTAAAGAGCTGGATAAACCGGGCCGTGACCCACGCCCTGAGTTTAAAACGGCGGTGTTTAAAGACGGCGTAGAAACCATGGCCGACTTAAAGCCAGGTATGTTACTGGAAGGTGTAGTCACCAACGTCACCAACTTTGGTGCTTTTGTTGATATTGGTGTGCATCAGGACGGCTTAGTGCATATTTCATCTTTAACCGACAAGTTTGTGTCCGACCCACATCAAGTGGTCAAAGCAGGCGATATCGTTAAAGTGAAGGTACTGGAAGTAGAACTGGACCGTAAACGTATTGCCCTGACGATGCGCATGGATGAGCAACCTGCAGTGAAAGGTGCTGGTGGTGCAGGAAAAGATACGCAACGCTCTTCAGGTTCTGGAGCAAATCAGAGCAGACC
- the greB gene encoding transcription elongation factor GreB translates to MSKTELVTREGYEALQQELNHLWREKRPDTTAKVAWAASLGDRSENADYKYNKQLLREIDRRIRYLRKRLEVIKVVDYAPQQDGQVFFGAWVAIENSEGEQLTFRIVGPDEIYGRNDYISIDAPMARALIKKQVDDEVQVPTPTGMKEWWINKIWYPQAKS, encoded by the coding sequence ATGAGTAAAACAGAGTTAGTCACCCGCGAAGGTTATGAAGCCTTGCAACAGGAATTAAACCATTTATGGCGGGAAAAACGTCCTGATACCACAGCTAAAGTGGCTTGGGCGGCCAGCCTCGGCGATAGATCAGAGAATGCGGACTACAAGTACAACAAACAGCTTTTACGTGAAATTGATAGACGGATCAGATACTTAAGAAAGCGTCTCGAAGTAATTAAAGTCGTAGATTATGCTCCCCAACAGGATGGTCAGGTGTTTTTTGGCGCTTGGGTAGCCATTGAAAACAGCGAAGGTGAACAGCTGACTTTTCGTATTGTTGGGCCTGATGAAATTTATGGCCGCAATGATTACATTTCGATAGATGCACCTATGGCCCGTGCTTTGATCAAAAAACAAGTAGATGATGAAGTGCAAGTACCCACCCCCACCGGAATGAAAGAATGGTGGATTAACAAAATATGGTATCCACAAGCCAAAAGCTAA